The Flammeovirgaceae bacterium genome contains a region encoding:
- a CDS encoding TlpA family protein disulfide reductase, with product MRFLPFLLLLMMSCSGSEKTAIPTGTWRGVLELQGEELPFTFDLQTQAGKYVAWIKNGREQLYLDEVVVTGNSITLHIHIFDALIKAARNGTELNGHFIIRYADDYRVPFRARHGETHRFIPADYTASGPDFSGTYAVQFFNDNNTVNALGIFTQKGNYAEGTFLTPTGDYRYLEGNVVNDTLWLSGFDGNHLYIFNAVKQGDTLTGTHWLGKSRKRRWTGVRDDQAKPPATESLTHLNEGYKTLEFTFPDVDGKPVSLQHDRFKNKVVIVQLLGSWCPNCMDETRFLTEWYAKNKHRGIEIIGLAYEQKADFDYARERVRKMKEKLSIPYEVLIAGTNTNASETLPALNRVIAFPTTIFVGKDGHVKYIHTGFSGPGTGVYYEQQKERFNEMVNQLLNGH from the coding sequence ATGCGCTTTTTACCATTTTTGTTACTTCTTATGATGTCGTGCTCAGGCTCAGAAAAAACAGCCATCCCTACCGGCACCTGGCGGGGCGTGCTTGAACTGCAGGGAGAAGAGTTACCCTTTACCTTTGACCTGCAGACGCAAGCCGGCAAGTACGTTGCCTGGATTAAAAACGGACGGGAACAGCTTTACCTGGACGAAGTTGTTGTAACAGGCAATTCCATAACCCTGCACATCCATATTTTCGATGCACTAATTAAGGCCGCTCGGAACGGAACGGAACTGAACGGCCACTTTATTATTCGCTATGCCGATGACTACCGGGTTCCGTTCAGAGCACGCCACGGTGAAACACACCGGTTTATTCCAGCGGATTACACGGCCTCCGGTCCGGATTTTTCAGGCACTTATGCCGTGCAGTTTTTTAACGACAACAACACGGTTAACGCGCTGGGCATCTTCACCCAAAAAGGCAACTATGCCGAAGGCACCTTTCTTACACCCACCGGTGATTACCGGTACCTTGAAGGAAACGTGGTAAACGATACGCTCTGGCTTAGCGGATTCGATGGAAATCACCTCTATATTTTTAATGCCGTTAAGCAGGGCGATACCCTTACGGGGACTCACTGGCTGGGCAAGTCGCGCAAAAGAAGGTGGACGGGCGTGAGAGACGACCAGGCCAAACCCCCTGCAACCGAATCGCTGACGCATTTAAATGAAGGATACAAAACACTTGAATTTACATTTCCGGATGTGGATGGAAAGCCCGTATCGCTTCAGCACGATCGGTTTAAAAATAAGGTCGTGATTGTTCAACTGCTGGGTTCCTGGTGCCCTAACTGCATGGATGAAACACGCTTTCTTACCGAATGGTACGCAAAAAACAAGCATCGCGGCATAGAAATTATCGGGCTGGCTTACGAACAAAAAGCTGACTTTGATTACGCCCGCGAACGGGTACGCAAGATGAAAGAAAAACTAAGTATCCCCTATGAAGTACTGATAGCCGGAACCAACACCAACGCCAGCGAAACGCTGCCCGCGCTCAACCGGGTTATTGCTTTTCCAACCACTATCTTTGTGGGTAAAGACGGCCACGTAAAATACATCCATACCGGTTTTTCGGGGCCGGGCACAGGGGTTTATTATGAACAACAAAAGGAGCGGTTTAATGAAATGGTGAATCAGTTATTAAATGGCCATTAG
- the mnmA gene encoding tRNA 2-thiouridine(34) synthase MnmA, with amino-acid sequence MKKRVVVGLSGGVDSSVAAYLLKEQGYEVIGMFMKNWHDDSVTISNECPWLDDSNDAMIVAQHLGIPFQTIDLSSEYKARIVDYMFAEYQRGRTPNPDVLCNREIKFDIFLNAALKLGADYVATGHYARKAETVVNGKTVYRLLAGTDPNKDQSYFLCQLIQQQLSRALFPVGELLKPEVRSIAKKIGLVTAGKKDSQGLCFVGKVHLPEFLQQQLVPQKGKAILVPPDAPVFSNSQSMDDLVDITNPYRYSPDVGTEAGEHAGAHYYTIGQRRGLNLGGFPKPLFVIGTDTTRNILYMGMGADHPGLYRKGLFIAGADEHWVREDLKLMEGESKTYRVRIRYRQELEPCILHKKPEGLYLVFEKPQKAITPGQFAAWYNGEELIGSGVIA; translated from the coding sequence ATGAAAAAAAGAGTTGTAGTCGGTTTATCAGGCGGGGTTGATTCCAGCGTAGCGGCCTATCTGTTAAAAGAGCAAGGCTACGAGGTTATCGGCATGTTTATGAAAAACTGGCATGACGACTCGGTAACCATCAGCAACGAGTGCCCCTGGCTTGACGACAGCAACGATGCCATGATTGTGGCCCAGCACCTGGGCATCCCGTTCCAAACCATCGACCTGAGCAGCGAGTACAAGGCGCGCATTGTGGATTACATGTTTGCCGAGTACCAGCGCGGCCGCACCCCCAACCCCGATGTGCTGTGCAACCGCGAAATCAAGTTTGATATTTTTTTAAACGCGGCACTGAAACTGGGTGCCGATTACGTAGCCACCGGCCACTATGCCCGAAAGGCCGAAACCGTTGTTAACGGCAAAACCGTTTACCGGCTGCTGGCCGGTACCGATCCGAATAAAGATCAAAGCTATTTTCTGTGCCAGCTTATCCAGCAACAACTCTCACGGGCGCTCTTCCCTGTTGGCGAACTGCTGAAACCCGAAGTGCGTAGCATCGCAAAAAAAATCGGGTTAGTAACTGCCGGTAAAAAAGACTCGCAGGGACTGTGCTTTGTGGGCAAAGTGCACCTGCCAGAGTTTTTGCAACAACAACTTGTACCCCAAAAAGGCAAGGCCATCCTTGTTCCGCCCGATGCACCGGTATTCAGTAACAGTCAGTCGATGGACGACCTGGTGGATATAACAAACCCTTACCGGTACAGCCCCGATGTTGGTACCGAAGCCGGTGAACACGCAGGCGCTCATTATTATACCATCGGGCAACGCAGGGGACTGAACCTGGGCGGCTTTCCTAAACCCTTGTTCGTTATCGGCACCGATACCACCCGCAATATTTTGTACATGGGCATGGGCGCAGATCATCCGGGCCTTTACCGGAAAGGTTTGTTTATTGCGGGTGCCGATGAGCACTGGGTACGCGAAGATTTGAAACTTATGGAAGGCGAATCGAAAACCTACCGCGTGCGCATCCGCTACCGGCAGGAACTGGAGCCCTGCATCCTGCATAAAAAGCCGGAAGGGCTGTACCTGGTTTTTGAAAAGCCACAGAAGGCCATTACCCCCGGGCAGTTTGCCGCCTGGTATAATGGGGAGGAATTAATTGGCTCAGGCGTAATCGCCTGA
- a CDS encoding (d)CMP kinase, with the protein MLNKIIIAIDGYSACGKSTTARQAARILGYRYIDSGAMYRAVTMYFLEQHVAVTNPKEVSRALQKVSISFKVNAKGVSETYLNGLNVEQEIRDIRVSEYVSRVSTIKEVRQAMVEQQRKMGKDKALVMDGRDIGTVVFPQAELKFFMTADMLVRAFRRQRELLEKDIMVDLDTVIENIQERDRIDTTRAESPLRQAPDSIVIDTTHITITEQVDEVVRRAISAMVKSR; encoded by the coding sequence ATGCTCAATAAAATTATCATCGCCATTGATGGGTATTCGGCATGCGGAAAAAGCACCACCGCCAGGCAGGCTGCCCGGATTTTAGGCTACCGGTATATTGATAGTGGTGCCATGTACCGGGCGGTAACCATGTATTTTCTTGAACAGCATGTGGCTGTTACTAATCCCAAAGAAGTTAGCCGGGCACTTCAAAAAGTGTCCATTTCTTTTAAAGTAAATGCAAAAGGCGTAAGCGAAACTTACCTGAACGGACTTAATGTTGAACAGGAAATCCGCGATATACGCGTATCGGAATACGTGAGCCGGGTAAGTACCATAAAAGAAGTGCGCCAGGCCATGGTTGAACAGCAACGCAAAATGGGTAAAGACAAAGCCCTTGTAATGGATGGCCGCGATATTGGCACAGTGGTGTTTCCGCAGGCCGAGCTAAAGTTTTTTATGACTGCCGACATGTTGGTACGCGCATTTCGCAGGCAGCGCGAACTGCTCGAAAAGGATATTATGGTTGATTTGGATACCGTAATCGAAAACATACAGGAGCGCGATCGCATTGACACCACCCGGGCCGAAAGCCCGCTGCGCCAGGCACCCGATTCCATTGTAATTGATACCACCCACATTACCATTACCGAGCAGGTTGATGAGGTGGTAAGGCGGGCGATTTCGGCCATGGTAAAAAGCCGCTAA
- the nqrC gene encoding NADH:ubiquinone reductase (Na(+)-transporting) subunit C, with protein MRQSNLYIVMYAAIVTIVSGGLLAIASEGLKERQQANIELERKSNILSTVMAVGKDVNVAEEYDKRVKAFVVDYAGNEVAGISPASVNIEAEYKKPAEKRLLPVYEFRNAEGHIEYVVLPLHGFGLWDKIWGYVALQSDLNTIQGTVFQHKGETPGLGARIASAEIQDRYKGKKVFEGDQLASVEMMKGEGNDYSSDPHKVDGMSGATLTGKGVNNMLKDYLACYSNYIKRIKTNP; from the coding sequence GTGCGACAGTCTAATCTCTATATCGTAATGTATGCAGCCATCGTCACCATTGTGTCGGGTGGGCTGCTGGCTATTGCTTCCGAAGGATTGAAAGAACGCCAACAGGCTAATATTGAACTGGAGCGGAAATCCAATATCCTTTCAACCGTTATGGCAGTTGGTAAGGATGTGAACGTGGCAGAAGAGTACGACAAGCGGGTTAAAGCATTTGTGGTGGACTATGCCGGCAATGAAGTGGCCGGAATATCGCCTGCCAGCGTGAACATTGAAGCTGAGTATAAAAAGCCTGCCGAAAAACGCCTGTTGCCGGTATATGAGTTCCGGAATGCCGAAGGCCATATTGAGTACGTTGTACTGCCGTTACACGGTTTCGGCTTGTGGGATAAAATCTGGGGGTATGTTGCCCTTCAATCCGATTTAAATACCATTCAGGGTACGGTATTCCAGCACAAAGGCGAAACACCCGGTCTGGGCGCACGCATTGCCTCGGCCGAAATACAGGACCGGTACAAAGGCAAAAAAGTTTTTGAAGGCGACCAGCTTGCCTCGGTGGAAATGATGAAAGGCGAAGGCAATGATTATTCATCCGATCCGCACAAAGTGGATGGCATGTCGGGCGCCACCCTTACCGGCAAAGGCGTTAACAATATGCTGAAGGATTATCTGGCCTGCTACTCGAATTATATTAAAAGGATTAAAACCAATCCGTAA
- the nqrE gene encoding NADH:ubiquinone reductase (Na(+)-transporting) subunit E → MENLISIGVRSIFVDNMIFAYFLGMCSYLAVSKKVKTAFGLGLAVIFVLGVTIPINWLIQNYILIEGALGWVSPEFASVDLSFLQFIVFIAVIAAMVQLTEMAVEKFSPALYGSLGIFLPLIAVNCAILGGSLFMVGRSYTLGEATVFGFGSGIGWMLAIVALAGVREKMKYSHVPGPLKGLGITFILVGLMSFGFLSFLGFSI, encoded by the coding sequence ATGGAAAACTTAATCAGCATCGGGGTTCGATCCATTTTCGTTGATAACATGATTTTCGCCTACTTTTTGGGTATGTGTTCATACCTGGCCGTATCAAAAAAGGTGAAAACAGCTTTTGGTTTAGGACTTGCTGTGATCTTTGTATTGGGCGTTACCATCCCGATTAACTGGCTTATTCAGAATTATATTCTTATCGAAGGCGCACTTGGCTGGGTAAGCCCGGAATTTGCTTCGGTGGATCTGTCCTTTCTGCAATTCATCGTGTTTATTGCTGTAATTGCCGCTATGGTGCAGCTTACCGAAATGGCGGTTGAAAAATTTTCTCCGGCATTATATGGTTCGCTGGGTATTTTTCTCCCGTTAATTGCAGTGAACTGCGCTATTCTGGGAGGTTCGCTTTTTATGGTAGGCCGCTCGTACACGCTGGGTGAGGCTACTGTTTTTGGTTTTGGCAGCGGCATCGGCTGGATGCTGGCCATTGTGGCGCTGGCGGGTGTACGCGAAAAGATGAAGTACTCCCATGTGCCCGGTCCGCTGAAAGGCCTGGGTATTACGTTTATCCTGGTGGGCCTGATGTCGTTCGGCTTTCTGAGTTTTCTCGGCTTTTCGATTTAA
- a CDS encoding DUF502 domain-containing protein: MISKIARYFFNGTLFIVPLVATIYFIIEAFQWLDSRLNLPYPGVGFVIILTVITLFGYFTTNFAFKTFSDWFEQIISRIPLIKLIYSSIKDLMSAFVGEKRKFDKPVLVTINKDNQLYRVGFITQNDLTNLGLQDMIAVYIPQSYTMAGDHFVVPKENIKPLNVSGAVAMKFIVSGGVSGF, encoded by the coding sequence ATGATTTCGAAAATTGCCCGCTATTTTTTTAACGGTACGTTGTTTATTGTACCGTTGGTCGCCACCATCTATTTTATTATCGAAGCGTTCCAATGGCTTGACTCCCGGCTTAACCTGCCGTATCCCGGAGTGGGCTTCGTTATTATCCTTACGGTAATTACACTGTTCGGGTATTTTACAACCAACTTCGCCTTTAAAACTTTTTCTGATTGGTTCGAACAGATTATCAGCCGGATACCCTTAATCAAACTGATTTATTCCTCCATCAAAGATCTGATGTCGGCTTTTGTGGGTGAAAAACGAAAGTTCGATAAGCCGGTGCTGGTTACTATTAATAAAGATAACCAGCTATACCGCGTGGGCTTTATTACCCAAAACGATTTAACCAACCTGGGTCTGCAGGACATGATTGCCGTGTACATACCACAGTCGTACACCATGGCGGGCGATCATTTTGTGGTACCGAAAGAGAACATCAAACCGCTTAACGTATCGGGTGCGGTGGCCATGAAGTTTATTGTGTCGGGTGGGGTAAGCGGTTTTTAA
- a CDS encoding Na(+)-translocating NADH-quinone reductase subunit A, translating into MGKFIRLKKGFDINLAGKAASTIATLDQPETFAVKPTDFHGIYMPKPVVKEGDQVKAGSVLFHDKKNEQIVFTAPVSGEVVEIKRGEKRKLLEIKILADKNIEYLSFNKYSVSDLAGLTREKALEQLLASGVWVNIVQRPFGVVADPAEKPKSIFISAFDSGPLAPDYNMLFKGQEQFFQAGIDVLKKFTSGAVHVNVHSEREISPVFSQIKGAELNKFSGPHPSGCVGVQIHHLDPVNKGDVVWTISPQGVIQIGKLFLIGVYDASRIIAVAGSEVKNPQYYKTYTGACVKKFLDNNLKHNHVRVVSGNVLTGTSIGPEGYIGFFDHLVTVIPEGDYYEFLGWIKPTVNKLSFQRAFGLLSFLTPKKEFVADSNTRGEPRAFVQTGVFEKVTPMDILPTYLIKAIIAEDYDEMEALGIYEVIEEDLALCEFVDVSKHNVQEILREGIDLIRNS; encoded by the coding sequence ATGGGCAAATTTATCCGGTTAAAGAAGGGCTTTGATATCAATCTTGCCGGTAAGGCCGCTTCAACAATCGCAACCCTTGATCAACCCGAAACCTTTGCTGTTAAACCCACTGATTTTCATGGGATTTACATGCCCAAACCCGTAGTAAAAGAAGGCGACCAGGTAAAGGCCGGTTCTGTTTTATTTCACGATAAAAAGAATGAACAAATAGTTTTCACAGCCCCGGTAAGTGGCGAAGTAGTAGAAATAAAACGAGGTGAAAAACGCAAACTGCTTGAGATAAAAATCCTGGCTGATAAAAATATCGAGTACCTTTCCTTTAACAAGTACTCTGTAAGCGATCTGGCCGGCCTTACCCGCGAAAAAGCTCTCGAACAGCTCCTTGCCAGTGGCGTATGGGTAAATATTGTTCAACGCCCCTTTGGCGTAGTTGCTGATCCGGCTGAAAAACCTAAATCAATTTTTATATCTGCTTTCGATTCAGGTCCTTTGGCGCCCGACTATAATATGTTGTTTAAAGGGCAGGAACAGTTTTTTCAGGCGGGTATTGATGTATTGAAAAAATTTACATCCGGTGCGGTGCACGTTAATGTGCACAGCGAACGGGAAATATCACCGGTTTTTTCGCAGATTAAAGGTGCTGAACTCAATAAGTTTTCGGGTCCGCATCCGTCCGGCTGTGTGGGCGTTCAAATCCACCACCTCGACCCGGTAAACAAAGGCGATGTGGTGTGGACCATAAGTCCGCAGGGTGTTATTCAAATAGGGAAATTATTTCTTATTGGTGTTTACGATGCCTCACGCATCATTGCTGTGGCGGGCTCTGAAGTGAAAAATCCGCAGTACTATAAAACCTACACGGGTGCTTGTGTTAAGAAATTTCTGGATAATAATCTTAAACATAATCATGTACGGGTTGTTTCCGGTAATGTGCTTACAGGAACAAGCATCGGGCCTGAGGGCTATATCGGGTTTTTCGATCACCTGGTAACGGTAATACCCGAAGGCGACTACTATGAATTTTTGGGGTGGATCAAACCTACCGTAAATAAACTCAGTTTTCAGCGGGCTTTTGGCTTGCTTTCGTTTCTAACGCCAAAGAAGGAATTTGTAGCCGACAGCAACACGCGTGGCGAGCCTCGCGCTTTTGTACAAACCGGTGTGTTCGAAAAAGTAACCCCGATGGATATTCTTCCTACTTACCTGATCAAAGCAATCATAGCCGAAGATTATGATGAGATGGAAGCCCTGGGGATTTATGAAGTAATTGAAGAGGACCTGGCCTTGTGCGAATTTGTGGATGTATCCAAACACAACGTGCAGGAAATTTTACGCGAAGGAATTGATTTAATACGGAACAGCTAA
- a CDS encoding type II toxin-antitoxin system PemK/MazF family toxin — translation MNKGDIVLIPFPFTDLSDVKHRPALILVAGESDLTVSFITTQIKWQDEFDVKVEPSVINGLKQTSLIRLRKLATIDKDLVIGKLGNLSKDELNIVDDNLVKVFKLRQ, via the coding sequence ATGAATAAGGGTGACATCGTCCTGATACCTTTCCCATTCACTGACCTATCAGATGTAAAGCACAGGCCGGCACTTATTCTTGTGGCAGGTGAAAGCGATTTAACGGTTTCATTTATAACAACTCAAATAAAGTGGCAGGATGAGTTTGATGTGAAGGTTGAACCATCTGTGATAAACGGTTTAAAACAAACTTCTTTAATAAGGTTGAGAAAACTGGCAACCATTGATAAGGATTTAGTGATAGGTAAACTCGGTAACTTGTCTAAGGATGAGTTAAATATTGTTGATGACAATTTGGTCAAAGTATTCAAACTTAGGCAATAA
- a CDS encoding lysophospholipid acyltransferase family protein, giving the protein MKPLISVSDFTKATGIRNKLIAGGLMQFAGLHDLNKLYEALYDFKGVDFTRAYFRKRNIRLEVDDTELARIPKKGAFITISNHPYGGIDGLALIELIARRRPDYKVLANFLLKKIEPISDFFIAVNPFEDYKEAASSIAGMKLARKHVETGRPLGIFPAGEVSTRQRNATGITDKAWQKPAIKLIKNARVPVIPIYFHGHNSWSFHLLGRIHPALRTLRLPYELTHATDVSLRIRIGNPITVEEQDELKSIDQFSTFLRARTYSLGLAITRKKNLVTIPKLNRPQPVTEGISPELIEQEIEKLAHLKLFSQQNFDVYLAPAKDIPNILLEIGRLRELTFRQEGEGTNKKIDLDQFDEYYEHLFLYDREASRLAGAYRIGKGNDIIRKYGRKGFYTNTLFKMKDGIVPVLNNAIELGRSFIIPEYQNKRLPLFLLWRGILTVLVSNPHYCYIIGPVSISNYYSKVSKSVIVAFIQKYYFDQELAAFIQPKKRFKVSPKIMEEANTLLKTSGGDVRKLDKIIDDIEPAIRSAPVLLKKYIQQNARIIGFNVDPKFNEALDGLMILDFRHVNKNTIENLQREFS; this is encoded by the coding sequence ATGAAACCACTTATCAGTGTTTCTGATTTTACTAAAGCCACGGGCATCCGCAACAAACTTATTGCCGGGGGCCTGATGCAATTTGCCGGATTGCACGACCTGAATAAGTTATATGAAGCGTTATATGATTTTAAAGGAGTTGATTTTACCCGGGCGTATTTCAGAAAACGTAACATCAGGCTGGAAGTTGATGACACTGAACTGGCGCGTATTCCAAAAAAAGGTGCTTTTATTACTATTTCAAACCATCCGTATGGGGGTATTGACGGGCTTGCACTGATAGAATTGATTGCCCGCAGGCGACCCGACTATAAAGTACTTGCCAACTTCCTGCTAAAAAAGATTGAGCCTATCAGCGATTTTTTTATTGCCGTGAACCCGTTTGAGGATTACAAAGAGGCAGCCTCCAGCATTGCAGGAATGAAACTGGCCCGCAAACATGTTGAGACTGGCAGGCCCCTGGGTATTTTTCCGGCCGGTGAGGTTTCAACCCGCCAACGTAATGCAACCGGCATAACCGACAAGGCCTGGCAGAAACCAGCTATTAAACTGATTAAAAATGCAAGAGTGCCTGTTATCCCGATTTATTTTCATGGGCACAACAGTTGGTCGTTTCATCTGTTAGGGCGCATCCACCCGGCTTTGCGCACGCTGCGGCTTCCCTATGAATTAACCCATGCAACAGATGTTTCCTTGCGTATACGCATCGGCAACCCGATAACCGTTGAAGAGCAGGATGAATTAAAAAGCATCGACCAGTTCAGTACATTTTTAAGAGCCAGGACCTACTCGCTGGGCCTTGCCATTACCCGAAAGAAAAACCTGGTAACCATACCAAAACTCAACAGGCCGCAACCGGTTACCGAAGGCATAAGCCCCGAACTGATTGAGCAGGAAATAGAAAAACTTGCGCATTTAAAATTATTCAGCCAGCAGAACTTTGATGTTTACCTGGCGCCCGCAAAGGATATACCGAATATTTTGTTAGAAATAGGCCGGTTGCGCGAACTCACTTTCCGGCAGGAAGGTGAAGGAACCAATAAAAAAATTGATCTCGATCAGTTTGATGAGTATTACGAACATCTTTTCTTATACGATCGCGAAGCTTCCAGATTGGCAGGCGCTTACCGAATTGGTAAAGGCAATGACATCATCAGGAAATACGGCCGAAAAGGTTTCTATACCAACACCTTATTTAAAATGAAGGATGGTATCGTTCCCGTATTAAACAACGCCATTGAGTTGGGCAGGTCATTTATTATACCCGAATACCAGAATAAGCGACTACCGCTGTTCTTGTTATGGCGGGGCATTCTTACGGTATTGGTATCCAACCCGCACTATTGTTACATCATCGGACCGGTAAGCATCAGCAACTATTATTCGAAAGTTTCGAAAAGTGTAATCGTTGCGTTTATCCAAAAATATTACTTCGACCAGGAGTTGGCTGCGTTTATTCAACCAAAAAAGCGCTTTAAAGTAAGCCCGAAAATCATGGAAGAAGCCAACACGCTGCTTAAAACGTCTGGCGGTGATGTGCGCAAACTGGATAAGATTATTGATGACATTGAGCCGGCCATCCGTTCGGCACCTGTGCTGCTTAAAAAATACATTCAGCAAAATGCCCGCATCATCGGCTTTAATGTTGACCCGAAGTTTAACGAAGCGTTAGACGGCCTGATGATTCTGGATTTCAGGCACGTCAATAAAAACACAATTGAAAATCTGCAGAGGGAGTTTTCTTAA
- a CDS encoding NADH:ubiquinone reductase (Na(+)-transporting) subunit D: protein MSSEVAEVVQEKKSEPLFSKKNRKLLTHPLDINNPITVQVLGICSALAVTTQMKPAFIMAISLTVVTASSNVAISLMRNTIPSRIRIIVQLAIVATWVILVDQVLKAYVYDVSKQLSVFVGLIITNCIVMGRLEAFAMGNKVGPSFLDGLGNGFGYGIILMIVAFFRELLGSGALFGFKIFESVGLHYKGNGLMLLPAGACIIVGIIIWVQRALNGYREG, encoded by the coding sequence ATGAGCTCGGAAGTTGCAGAAGTTGTACAGGAGAAAAAAAGCGAACCGCTCTTTTCGAAGAAAAACAGGAAGTTGTTAACTCATCCGCTGGACATTAACAACCCCATTACCGTTCAGGTGCTGGGTATCTGTTCAGCGTTGGCGGTAACCACGCAAATGAAGCCCGCTTTTATTATGGCCATCAGCCTAACGGTGGTAACGGCCAGTTCAAACGTGGCCATTTCGCTGATGCGCAACACCATTCCGTCACGCATCCGCATTATTGTACAGCTTGCCATCGTAGCCACCTGGGTAATTCTGGTTGACCAGGTTCTGAAGGCCTATGTTTACGATGTGTCCAAGCAATTATCGGTGTTTGTTGGCCTCATCATCACCAACTGTATTGTAATGGGCCGGCTTGAGGCATTTGCCATGGGCAACAAAGTTGGGCCCTCGTTTTTGGATGGGCTGGGTAACGGTTTCGGGTACGGCATTATCCTGATGATTGTAGCATTCTTCCGCGAATTGCTCGGCTCGGGCGCTTTGTTTGGCTTCAAAATTTTTGAATCGGTTGGCCTGCACTACAAAGGCAACGGACTGATGTTATTGCCGGCCGGAGCGTGTATTATTGTAGGTATTATTATCTGGGTTCAGCGGGCATTAAACGGATACAGGGAAGGTTAA
- a CDS encoding NADH:ubiquinone reductase (Na(+)-transporting) subunit B gives MKFLRQVFDKAKHNFERGGKYHKYFYLFEAIDTFNFSPNTVTPAKGAQIRDAIDLKRLMMTVVIAMIPCLLFGIWNVGHQHFLATGAAASTGDKIIIGLVQVLPIIIVAYAAGGLVEVVFAIIRKHPINEGYLVTGMLIPLVMPPDIPLWQVAVASIFAVVIAKEAFGGTGMNILNVALTARAFLYFAYPTDISGEVWTYLGEGATTVAGYSGATPLAVAAASTGNVVSDLSNFGAGWANDIYSFSNMFFGFMPGCIGETSTLMCLIGAAILVITGVGSWKIIVSVFAGAYGMGLFLNVLGTNPFMQMPAHYHLVMGGLAFGAVFMATDPVTAAQTEAGKWVYGLLIGILTVLIRVFNPAYPEGIMLAILLMNVFAPLIDYAVVSANKKRRLKRATV, from the coding sequence ATGAAGTTTTTGCGACAGGTATTTGATAAAGCAAAACACAACTTCGAGCGGGGAGGGAAGTACCACAAGTACTTCTACCTGTTTGAAGCCATAGATACATTCAATTTTTCACCGAATACGGTAACACCCGCCAAAGGCGCGCAAATACGCGATGCCATCGATCTGAAACGATTGATGATGACGGTTGTTATTGCCATGATACCCTGCCTGCTGTTCGGCATCTGGAACGTGGGCCACCAGCATTTTCTGGCTACGGGAGCGGCTGCCTCAACCGGTGATAAAATAATCATCGGATTGGTGCAGGTACTTCCTATTATTATAGTGGCCTATGCTGCAGGGGGGCTTGTTGAAGTTGTTTTTGCCATCATCCGTAAGCACCCCATTAACGAAGGGTACCTGGTAACCGGTATGCTTATACCGCTTGTAATGCCGCCCGATATACCATTATGGCAGGTTGCTGTGGCATCCATCTTTGCGGTAGTTATCGCTAAAGAAGCGTTTGGCGGAACCGGCATGAACATTCTGAACGTAGCGTTAACTGCCCGCGCCTTTCTATACTTTGCATACCCAACCGATATTTCAGGTGAGGTGTGGACATACCTGGGCGAGGGTGCGACAACCGTGGCCGGTTATTCAGGCGCTACACCGCTGGCGGTTGCGGCTGCTTCAACGGGTAATGTAGTTAGTGACCTTTCAAATTTCGGTGCCGGCTGGGCAAACGATATTTACAGTTTCAGCAACATGTTCTTCGGCTTTATGCCCGGTTGCATTGGCGAAACTTCTACGCTGATGTGTTTAATCGGTGCGGCCATTCTGGTTATAACCGGTGTGGGCAGTTGGAAAATTATTGTGAGTGTATTTGCCGGAGCCTATGGTATGGGGTTGTTCCTTAACGTGTTGGGCACCAATCCGTTTATGCAGATGCCGGCTCATTACCACCTGGTTATGGGCGGTTTGGCATTTGGCGCAGTGTTTATGGCCACCGATCCGGTAACGGCAGCACAAACCGAAGCCGGCAAATGGGTTTACGGCCTGCTTATTGGTATATTAACGGTACTTATCCGGGTGTTTAACCCGGCTTATCCCGAAGGTATTATGCTGGCCATCCTGCTGATGAATGTATTTGCACCGCTTATTGATTATGCCGTGGTTAGCGCAAACAAAAAACGCAGATTGAAACGTGCGACAGTCTAA